A region of the Kogia breviceps isolate mKogBre1 unplaced genomic scaffold, mKogBre1 haplotype 1 scaffold_583, whole genome shotgun sequence genome:
TTTCAAAGCTCAACAATTAAGAAAGGAGGAGAAGAATAAAGCTACATTGTTGCTTTCCTGTCTTATGGCCGACCACACAATTGATATATTAAGATACTTCTTTAACTTTCTCAGGAAAGTTTCTCTTAGGTGAGTAGTAATTAAAAGTTTTTGGAGATGATAGTTTAATTTCTCAACTAGCTAGATTTACCCTTATgataagaaattaaatttcatttggcatggaaatttttcttaaaaatattatatttttccttaCTATAAGATGTATAccctgtataatttttaaaaacaatataccAAATATAATATTTCCTTGCTGTCTTAGGGTTGTCATGGTGAATGCCTTAATGGCTTATTGGTGTTTATAGGCTTCGTAGTCCATTGAATGGCTTCAGATTATtgtgtttctaaaatatttgcGATTTGCTTTTCAAATTTGTCCCTTCTCCCTGCTGTCATTGAGCCTGCTTGTTTTAGACATACTTGCTGCCTTCAGTACTTTGAATTTTCTGTGTGTGGgtttgaaaaatcaaagaaatgtgtTCAGTTTGTGTGGAAAAACAAAGTGTGAACTCTATGTGTAGCAATGTTTTTATGACATATATTTAAGCACAGAGAGGCTGTGTATTTCTGGTTCTGTCTTATTTCAAGCCAGTCATGTAGATGGGTAGATGAAGGGTAACTGTATCTTGATTTGTGTTTAACTGATAAAATAAGAGGTCTTCAAAATGTGCCCAATATGTTATTTTAACTCTGTATTTTTATCTTTAGCTCCATCTCATAAAACCTTTTTTCCTTTAAGGTGCAGTGAGAATAAGATGGATAGCAGCAATCTTGCTGTGATATTTGCACCAAATCTTCTTCAGACAAGTGAAAGGCATGAGAAGATGTCTGCTAACACAGAAAAAAAGCTACGATTACAGGCTGCAATAGTACAAACTCTTATTGATTATGCATCAGATATTGGTAAGATGTAGTTGTGTTATTAAATAATGGGATTTTGTTTAAATGAGGGAGATCCCAGCTTTTTCTAAGTGAACTATGAAGACAGGTGTTAGAGAGTGGCTATATACTGTTGAAATGTTTTGAGCGGGAAATGTTTTGAGAGGAAAAATCTTAATTGTGGACATTTTCGTTTAGGGCATGTTCCAGATTTTATCCTAGAAAAGATACCAGCTATGTTGGGTATTGATGATCTCTGTGCTACTCCATCACTAGAAGGCTTTGAAGAAGGTGATTATGAAACACCTGGTGActataagagaaagagaagacaaagtgtaGGAGGTAAGCAG
Encoded here:
- the LOC131749800 gene encoding rho GTPase-activating protein 11A-like; its protein translation is MWDRRLVRLAVVQQLRAVYGIKVKGGRGQCDRRRPETAATEIVGKLFGVPFNTLPQSVVPEYGHIPSFLVDACTSLEEHIHTEGLFRKSGSVIRLKALKNKLDHGERCLSSAPPCDIAGLLKQFFRELPEPVLPADLHEALFKAQQLRKEEKNKATLLLSCLMADHTIDILRYFFNFLRKVSLRCSENKMDSSNLAVIFAPNLLQTSERHEKMSANTEKKLRLQAAIVQTLIDYASDIGHVPDFILEKIPAMLGIDDLCATPSLEGFEEGDYETPGDYKRKRRQSVG